DNA sequence from the Candidatus Goldiibacteriota bacterium genome:
AAAGTAACTATAATAGAAAAATTTGACGCGCACTGCGGTTCCTGTACCCTTATGAATCCCATCATCGCGCAGGTGGAAAAAAAGTATAAAGGGCAGGTTAAGGTGATAAAATATGACCTTGGAATTCCGGAAGATTACGAAGCTTCAAAGAAGTATAATATTGACAGGATACCGGCGTTTATATTTCTTGATGAAAACGGGAATGAATTTTTCAGGAATGCCGGGGTAATGGACCTTGTTCAGATAGAAAATCAGTTAAAACTTCAGGGTGTAAACGTAAAATGAGGGTAAATTCTT
Encoded proteins:
- the traF gene encoding conjugal transfer protein TraF, producing the protein MKNKMVFVCLMAAVLSAAFFACSKAPEKYKVTIIEKFDAHCGSCTLMNPIIAQVEKKYKGQVKVIKYDLGIPEDYEASKKYNIDRIPAFIFLDENGNEFFRNAGVMDLVQIENQLKLQGVNVK